The following are encoded in a window of bacterium genomic DNA:
- the leuB gene encoding 3-isopropylmalate dehydrogenase, whose protein sequence is MPRVLVLPGDGIGPEVTAEAVAVLQEVAPDLEFEQALIGGCAIDAEGAPLSDATIARARECGLVLLGAVGGPKWDALPPAQRPERGLLRIRKELELFANLRPAQVMEVLSDASPLRPECVKGVDLIVIRELTGGIYYGQPSGRDDRDGKRRALNTMVYDEDEVRRIARVAFQTAQRRRKLLTNIHKANVLDVCAFWNEIVEEVALEFPDVKLEHQLVDSMAMILLRDAPDFDVVLCPNMFGDIISDEAAMITGSLGMLPSASVGDSGQGLFEPVHGSAPDIAGTDQANPLAAILCAAMLLEHGLERGDAAARVRDAVERVLTDGYRTADLARSGETKTGTREMGKRVREALS, encoded by the coding sequence ATGCCCCGCGTACTGGTTCTGCCCGGAGATGGAATTGGCCCCGAGGTGACCGCCGAAGCGGTCGCCGTCCTGCAGGAAGTGGCTCCGGACCTGGAGTTCGAACAGGCCTTGATCGGGGGTTGCGCGATCGACGCCGAAGGCGCTCCGCTCTCGGATGCCACGATCGCCAGAGCCAGGGAATGCGGGCTGGTCCTGCTGGGCGCAGTCGGTGGACCGAAGTGGGACGCATTGCCGCCCGCGCAACGCCCGGAGCGCGGTCTGTTGCGCATCCGCAAGGAACTGGAACTCTTCGCAAATCTGCGGCCCGCACAGGTGATGGAGGTACTGTCCGACGCCAGTCCTCTGCGACCGGAGTGCGTAAAGGGTGTCGATCTGATCGTCATTCGCGAACTGACCGGCGGTATCTACTACGGCCAACCGAGCGGGCGCGACGATCGCGACGGCAAGCGCCGGGCACTCAACACCATGGTCTACGACGAGGACGAAGTCCGGCGCATCGCGCGCGTGGCTTTTCAGACGGCTCAGCGGCGGCGCAAGCTGCTGACGAACATCCACAAGGCAAATGTGCTCGATGTCTGCGCGTTCTGGAACGAGATCGTCGAAGAAGTCGCACTGGAATTTCCCGACGTGAAGCTCGAACATCAACTCGTCGACAGTATGGCCATGATCCTTCTGCGCGATGCGCCCGATTTCGACGTGGTCCTGTGTCCCAATATGTTCGGCGACATCATCTCAGACGAAGCTGCCATGATCACCGGTTCGCTGGGCATGTTGCCTTCCGCGAGTGTGGGTGACTCGGGGCAGGGACTCTTCGAGCCCGTGCACGGCAGCGCACCGGACATCGCAGGGACCGATCAAGCAAATCCACTGGCCGCGATTCTTTGCGCCGCGATGTTGTTGGAACACGGACTCGAGCGCGGCGACGCGGCTGCGCGAGTGCGCGATGCGGTTGAACGGGTCTTGACCGACGGGTATCGCACTGCGGATCTCGCCCGCTCGGGCGAGACCAAGACGGGGACACGCGAAATGGGCAAGCGAGTGCGCGAGGCGCTGAGTTGA